TGCCGCAACGGCGCAGGCCGACAGGGCGCAGAGCGCGGCAAACGCCGCAGAAGCGGCAGCCGGGGCAGCGGCGGATGATGCGCGGCAGGCCGTTGCCGCAGAAATCGGCAAGGCCTCGAGCGAGGCAGACAGAGCACAATCGGAGGCCGACCGCGCCCAAATGGAAGCCAACCGGGCGCAAAGCCTGGCCGATGTTGGCCCGGCGGACGCTGATAAACTTGGCTTTGTTAAAATCGGCAAAGGTATTGCCGTGACGGAAGAAGGGACAATTTCTGTCACACCCATAGACGTTGCGACCCCCGAAAAGGCAGGCATTGTCAAACCGGGGACAGGTACAACCATCACAGGTGAAGGAAAGCTGAGTGTCTCATACTGGGATGCTTTTCCGCCATATGTCCCCATTCCTGTCTGGGGCGTGAAATTTGGGGGGAGCGACGGGCGGCGGGCCATCATGCCCGGTGAAACATCAGCACGAGAAGACTGGATACTGTGCGACGGCGGTAGTGACGGAAAAAGTGGAAGTATGCCAGGCCTGCAAGGCCGAGTGCTTTTGGGCGTAGACACTTCTCATAGCGCCGGAACGCTCGGTGGAAGCGCCAGTCATTCACACACCGTCAGCGGAAGTGTGGACTCGACCACTATATCGACGGCGCAGATGCCAAGCCACGGGCACTATTATACAAGCACAAAAAATCAAAATTCTATAGGTAGTTGGGGTGATGCAGTATACATTAACAACGGCGTAACTGGCGCAACAACAGATGCACAAGGCGGCAATACGGGCCACACACATTCTTTTAGCGCCACAAGCTCGGCTACGGCAAGCTATATGCCTTACTGCGCAATAAACTTTGTGATGAAGGTCGCATAGGAGAACACAATGACTGCAGTTACAATAGTTCCTGGGGATACGTTTATTTCCGTAGACGGAGCCCCCCTCGTCTTTGACTTTCCCGCTCCGCAAAATTTACACGCCCTGCAATGGGACGGGCAGCAAGGGCACATTGAGTGGGAGGATGACTACAACTGGCCGCTTTCCACGGATGACGCCACAGCCTACGAGGACGAAGTGGCCCCGTACGTGGCCTTATGGCAGGCTGAAAAAGAGCGGATTGACCAAGAGGCCGCCGCCCGGGCAACCGAAGAAGCCGAAGCCGAAGCGGCGCGTCTGGCCGAGTATAACAGCGCAGCCGCCAGAGCCATACGCCTGCGCACAGAGCGTGACGCCCGCCTTGCCGCCACAGACAAGTACCTGCTGGCAGACTACCCCATCAGCACTGAAGAGCTTGGAAATATCCGTACATACCGTCAGGCGCTGCGCGATCTGCCCGCGCAGGAAGGCGCGCCTTTTGACGGCGGCGGCGATGAAACTCCCTGGCCCGCCATTCCGCAACTGTAAACGGAGCACGCCATGCGCACAGCCCTGCAAAACTTCACCGGCGGCGAAATAGCGCCCACCCTTTCAGCGCGCTATGATCTGGCGCGGTATCGCAACTGCCTATCCTGCATGGAAAACATGCTCCCCGGTCTGCACGGCGACGCGGCCCGTCGCCCCGGCACCCGCTTTGTGGCTGACCTTGACGGGTATGCCGTGCTTATTCCTTTCAGCTTCAGCGCCCTGGCCAGCCAGAATTTCGTGCTGGTTCTGGGCGACCACAGCCTGCGCATCGCCAGCGAACAGGGGCTTGAGGACATTGCATCCATCACGACACCTTACAGCCCCGATGAACTGCTGGACATCTCCTACGCCCAGGTGGGGGACATCGTGTACCTCGCCCACAGCAATCACCCGCTGCACAAGGTAGTACGTCGGGATGCGGACAGCGGTTCTGGCTCCAGTTCTGGCTCCAGTTCCGGTTCTGGCTCAGACGCCGGGAGTTCAGGTTCCACTGAGGCGCAATCCGCATACGCCTGGCATCTGGAGACCGTGGCGCTCAATACGTCCCTCAAGCCGCCGTCCACGCCCTCGGTGACATTTTCCGGCACGGCGGGCAGCTACACTCTGCGCTACAAGGTGTCGGCCGTTGACGCCAACGGGCGCGAATCCCTTGCTTCGCCCGCCGGGCAATGCGCCACGGGCCGCCATCCGTCCGACTGGGTGCAGGGCAACAGCGCGTCCATATCCTGGCCCGCCGTTACGGACGCTGTGGAATACAATATCTACAGGGAAGAAGCAGGCTACTTTGGCTTTATCGGCGTTTCCACCGACCTCAGCTTCAGCGACCAGAACTATGAGGCCAATACCTCCGACACCCCGAAGGAAGACTGGAACCCCTTTGCCGACGGCAATTACCCCGGCGTGGTGACCTTTCACCAGCAGCGTATGGTGCTGGCTGCCACGCCCAAAAATCCGCAGGCATTCTATATGTCGCGCGTGGGAGATTTTGAGAACTTTCGCAAATCCCGCCCCTTGCAGAATGATGACCCGGTGGAATACCTCATAGCCTCCGGGGCCATAGATGCCGTCACCTGGGCCGCCAGCTTCGGCGATCTGCTGCTTGGCACCTCGGGCAGCGAATACAAGGCCACCGGGGGCGACGGCGCAGCCATCACGCCGGGCAATATCAGCATTACGGCCCAAAGCTACTGGGGCAGCGCGGGCCTTGCGCCCATAATCATCGGCAACTCCATCCTGCACGTGCAGCGCCACGGCGCACGCGTGCGCGACCTCTTCTATTCGCTTGAAAAAGACGGCTACGCGGGCAACGACCTTTCCATCATGGCCCCGCACCTTTTTGAAGGCCACACCATTTTGCAGTGGGCCTATCAGCAGACGCCCGGCTCAACCATCTGGTGCCTGCGCGACGACGGCCTGCTGCTGGCCTTCACCTATATGAAGGAGCACGACATCTGGGGCTGGTCGCGGCAGGTCACCGCCGGAAGGGTGCTTTCGGTGGCTGCCATATCCGGCGATAAGGGCGATACCATCATGCTGGTGGTGGAGCGCCGCATAAACGGGCAGGAGCACATCTTTCTCGAACGTCTCGCCCCGCAGTGGCAGGATCACGAAGCCATTGAAGAAGCCTTTTTTGTGGACTGCGGCCTGACCCTGCGCCCGCAGCAGCCCGAAGCCAGCCTGAACGGCCTCAATCACCTTGAAGGGTGCGAACTGGCCATACTGGCTAACGGCAGCCCGGTGGAAGGCTGCGTGGTGCGCCAGGGCAGCATAGAGCTACCCTATGCGGCCAGTGTGGTGCAGGCGGGGCTGCCCTATGTTTCAACCCTCGCCACCCTGCCCATAGAACTGGAAGCCTCTTCCGGCACAACGCTGGGCCGCCAGCGCGCCCACGGCACGTGTACCGCCCGCCTGTACCGCAGCGTTGGCGGCAAATACGGCCCAGGCAGACAGGAACTCTATGACCTGCCCTTTTTGCCGGAATACTGGGGGCAGGCGGTACTGCCCTATTCCGGCGACGTGTCCTTTGCCCCCGGCGGCACCTGGGCTG
The window above is part of the Desulfovibrio sp. genome. Proteins encoded here:
- a CDS encoding tail fiber assembly protein translates to MTAVTIVPGDTFISVDGAPLVFDFPAPQNLHALQWDGQQGHIEWEDDYNWPLSTDDATAYEDEVAPYVALWQAEKERIDQEAAARATEEAEAEAARLAEYNSAAARAIRLRTERDARLAATDKYLLADYPISTEELGNIRTYRQALRDLPAQEGAPFDGGGDETPWPAIPQL